The window gttttcttttggtaGGAGACAGGCAAGACCATTTTATGGCCATAGGCCAAGCAGCCAAGCAGTGAGGAGCTCGTCCTGGGTGCTGGTTTCTTTCACAGCTATGCCGGCTTTTATCAGAAATAACCTTCCCAGACAAACCAAGGCCAAAATGATGGGACTTGTGTCATGATGATGTGATGCCAGAGGGCAGTACTTACCACCAGCTTCCAGCAAAAGCTTTGCAGATCCCAGCTCTGCACTGGGACAGACATTCAAcggagaaaaagcatttttgaggCCAGGTGGACGGTGCTGTTGGAGcccggggcaggaggagggaccCTGCTCGATGCCAGCGCCGAGGCCGGGGTCCCCGTGCTGCTGAACCCCTTCTGTGGCTGGTTCATTCCCAGCCTGAGCATCCCTCAGGGAGATGGGAAAAACCAGGATGGAGACAGAGGGGGAAAACCCAAagattatgaaataaaatgcGGGCAGGGGTGGGAGCGGGGGAAGCGAATGTGAGCAACGCTGGAGGAAACAGGCCAACGTTCCAGGCGAGGAGGTGAGACTGGGCtagctaaaaaaagaaagaagaaacctCATTAGGCAACAGGCAGTTGCTCCAGGAATAACTCAGCACTAGGGGACACTATTGTACCATAAATTGCAGCATATGCTGCAGAAAAAAGTCCAGCTTCTCCCAAGAAACTGACCACCCACTTTCCTTTTTTAGGCATTTCTGACACCAACACTGTACCAGGACGGCACTGGTCCCCTCTTCCCACCTCCCCTTCCATACAAATGCCACAATTTCTAACTCACCTCATGACTGTAACAGGTCCTGTTTCTTGGTACATATTTCTCCCTATTCCTGAGCAAAACCTGATCAGCATTTGCTTCCAGGGTGACACTTTTCTGTGTGCCACAGGGCAATGTCACAAGCCGGGGACAACTGCCCTCACCTCTCACCTGGAGCTGGGGTTCTGCCGAGCCGATGGCAAAGCTCCCTCCTCACCAGTATGGTCTGGAGTTTTATAACTAAATAACACACTGCAGATCCCGCACCTATTTTGGGAAAAGCTAAGTAGAAAATGCCATTCTCAGCAGACTTTTCCGTGCAGAAACCTGTGAGTGGTATGTGACCGCACAGGACACCCAAACACATCGTCCTCACCGAAAGCATCCCTTCCCTCCGAGCGTCTTAAGAACATTTTCTATCTGTAAATACAAATTTATTGAGGTCCCAGCTGTTATTTGTTGGGGTGCTCCACCTCTGCAAGACCTACCGAGACCCCAGTTGCCATCGGAAGAGGTTTGGCTCAAACAGGTCCCTGCACCAGCAGCCCCAGACGGTGCCCCGAGTCCAGTGGAGTTGGGCTACAGCAAAGGCCAGTTTGGCTGGACCAATCTCCAGCTCCGCGAGGCTGGGCCAGCAAGTCCCCCAACATCTCAGCCCGCTTCAGGTACTGCCCTCAGCAACTTCTGTGCTGCTTTAAGTCTTTATTATATCATTATAAATGATTATTATGTGAATATTACTCTCTAGTGCTGTGTATAGATAAAAACCTCTTGTAGGGAAGAAGAATCTGTATGCAGAGACTTTAAAATaagacacagaaaacagtaattgttAAAATTTAACttgtaacattttcatttaatttttagcAATCTTTTTAAATAGTCTTTCCTATTGCACAGAAAACACTGTCATTTCTCTTGCCATAACCATTGtctcattgaaaaaaaaagataaaaagaaaaaatacctctggtacaataaaaatgctttgcaacatacatatatatatatatatagatagatttactgtacaatattttaaaattagggAATGAGCATATTATTTCTACATATTCTGAAACTCGGTTTTCCATGAGGATTTCTATTTATAGTTGCACAATGCCTTTAATGCTTGAGACATAACTATAATACTCAATGCTGACCCCTGAAAGGAAGTTTTAGCCAATTCTGACACTTTCTCAAAGCGGGCTACAGTTACATCTTTGCAGTAGAAGCTCTGCCCTCGTGTGGGTTTAGGGGGAACTGTAACACTCCTCTACATGAACAGCTTTCAGCCCTCTTCCACTTTACAGATCCTTAAAATTTTCTCAAGGGGTTTCATCTCATGTTGAAAATCCACATCCATAAATTGTTCTGCAGGTGAATTTGCTTTAAGTGCCTTTTGCTGACCCAGGGATATGCAGACTGTGGTGTAAAGAGTGAATTTACACTCTTCTGTGTATCTGTAAAGATAATTTTTCAAGCAGACACCTGCCCCCAAGCCAAACTCCTTTTGCTCACTCTTATTCTACAgtattaaaactgttttctttatttaacaTCAAGTAACTTCATAACTACCATATCAAAACTTACTTGCTATTCATTTATTAACCACTTTTCCAACTAAGAGTCTTAATCCTACAAGAATTTCTATTTCTGTCTTGATGTATCACGCATCTCGGGCTGGGCTTTGCTCCAGCAAAAGGCAGGCAGCGCTACTTTTCCATGGGTTCACTGGAAAAGCACAGCAATGTCTCCTTCTGTCCAAgattttgaagtttttctttacATAAGAAACACAGCCCAATCTGTTTTTTCACCATACTGTACTCAAAATAAGGTTCACTTATACCTCACCTGCACTCAGACTCCTGATCTCCAGGTCTTCCTGGAGATCTTTCCAAGGGCCTCAGGTTGCTTCTTTTCTGCAAGGTGTTAGCAAAGTGAACACTCCTGAACAGGAACAAATACTATatatagctatttttaaaagggactttttcttttttttttttttaaaaacaccccATGGTCAACCTGAATAAAACCCCCAAAGAATTGGAGTATTAATGCAGATCCTGCAGCCATCACCTACAGGACCAGTCCCACTGAAATAACTTTCAAACACACACTAGGATACTGCAATTTTAAAACTGCTCCAACAGGCAAGATTTTTCTAGAAACTCAGAAAATGCTGGCAGATCTACTGCCCAAAAAAGCATGTTTGAAGAGCTGCTCCTTTGGGGTGGGACAGGGGCTCAAGCCCAAGTTCCTGGATTTGCAGACCCAGGTACCAACCCTGCAAGTCTTACACACAAAATTCTCGTGAAAACTGAAATCCAAAGCAGAAGCAGCTGGGAACAGGGCAGGAATTGTCCTGGCCTCTGCTCTGTAAATAATCTAGTGGCTGTTTGAAGATGCAGTGAAAACTCTGCCCTCTTTATTTGTCAGTAGCTCTCCGAGCGCCACGTACAGCAAACGTTGTGTTTACATTTCCCACTGACTCGGAGAATTAAGACTCTGTGTAGAGTGGTGAAATGAAGCAAATGCCCAAACACAGGCTTTGAAGAGTTTGTTTATGCGAGTTTATCATCACATCAGCAGTTTTCTGGTGCCGGCTGGTGGTGGCTCCTCCATCCTAAGTGGCTGCAGGTGTCCAAGCAGTGctcctggggaaggggctggccaTCCCTGGCACTGGCTGTACCATCAAGTAGAAAAACATGAACCGTCCACCATTATTATTACATATTTAATTGCGACGAAGGCTTGCAAGTCTCCATCGTGTCTTCTGGAAGAGTTCTGAGATCTCTGTTGCCTATCTGAGATCTTAGGGGAAGGTCTAGCCTCCTTATGAAGGGGCCGCCCTTCCGTTCTCCCTATGGCTTTCTCCAAAGGGTTCCTCATCTTTCTCTTTTACGGAGAACTTTTTCCTGAAGGCTTGTGTCATGCTGGAGGAAGAAGCCTTCCTAAACGTGGTAAGTCTCTTCCGAAAGTTGCCCCCTGAGAAGAAGTAGAGAAGTGGGTCAAAGCAGCAGTTGGCAGCTGCCAAGGGGAGCGTTACCACGACTGATTTCTGTAGGTATATGGCATCCTCACAGCTGGCATTCTTCAGCCGCAGCACGTGGAGGTGGATCGTACGCAGAATGTGGTAGGGGGTGAAGCTCACCAAGAAGGTGGCCGTCACGATGATGATCATCCAGACCGCCTTCTTGCGGTTAGCCTGGTTCTTCTTCAAGGAATTTTTCAGTAAGGTCCTTATGATCATGGTGTAGCAGATAGTTATGACaataaagggaaaaatgaaaCCCACGAATAGGGCAATAAAATCCAGGATCACGACTAGATTGGTCTTCTGAGAGTCTTCTGGGGGTTCGAAGCACTTGGTCTTGTTGCCATGTTGGTACGTCCCGTTTCGCAGGAAGGGAGCGCTTGTCAGGGTGACAAAAATCCAGATGCCGACGCAGACAAATTTAGCCTTCTTCTCCGTTACCAAATTGATGTTCTGGACTGGAAAAACAATGGCTATGCAACGGAAGAAGCTCATTGCAGTcatgaaaaaaatgctgcagtACAGGTTGACGTACAGCGCGTACGAACTGACCCTGCATAGGAAGTCACTGAAGAACCAGTTCCCTTTGTGGACGTAGTAGATGACACGCAGGGGCAGGGTGCACACGCAGAGGAAGTCGGACACGGCCAGGTTCAGCATGTACACCTGGAAGGCTGTCTTCTGCCGGTAGGTTTTTATGAGGACGTACAGCACGACGCCGTTGCCGACAAAGCCCATAATGCTGATCATGGAGTAGAGCGTGGAGTAGACTCGGTTTCGGAAGTCGTCGATGGAGTGATGGCACGACAGGTTATCGAACGGCGCCATCATGTTGCCTGGCTGAGGCACCGATTCCGCCCAGCGAGGAATGTCAGCCCTAAGGATGAACAACTCAGATGAGATATGTAAGcagcatgtgaaaataaaacgCCATTATTAAATAGGAGGAAAAACTTATCATTTCTCTTACACAGGAGAGAACAGCTGGGAAGGGATGTGGATCTGTGCAGGTCCATGTTATAACTACCCACTACAACCACCTTTCTTAACCTGGTACCAACAACCGGTGAGGTAAAGGTGAGTCACATTTTCCTAAGTCCTCAGTACTAGCAGCATCCTTCTTTCACTGAATTACCAAAAAGCTCTAACTCCTCGCAAACTGAGGTAGCTACTCAttaaaacagcagagagaaatgaCGAATGTGGCAATAGCAATGtgcaatttaaaatataaagacgAGATCTGGATTCTAACGACTGTTCAGTCCTGCCTCTCCGCACCTCCTGGCAACTGCTGCCTCCCTGTGCCCCACCTCCTCGCCTGCCTGCGTAAGGACAGGACACTGCAGGAGAAAGTCTACAAGAAGGTTTCTGAAACAGTAAAGGAAaactgcttaaaaagaaataattaaaaaaaagcccaaaaccttTGCTCAGAAGGTGGAAGATGATTCCAAGCCAGAGGCTGCTCAGCGCACGACCAAACATTTGTCGGCTCCCCAGAttctg is drawn from Strix uralensis isolate ZFMK-TIS-50842 chromosome 13, bStrUra1, whole genome shotgun sequence and contains these coding sequences:
- the CYSLTR1 gene encoding cysteinyl leukotriene receptor 1 isoform X2; the encoded protein is MMAPFDNLSCHHSIDDFRNRVYSTLYSMISIMGFVGNGVVLYVLIKTYRQKTAFQVYMLNLAVSDFLCVCTLPLRVIYYVHKGNWFFSDFLCRVSSYALYVNLYCSIFFMTAMSFFRCIAIVFPVQNINLVTEKKAKFVCVGIWIFVTLTSAPFLRNGTYQHGNKTKCFEPPEDSQKTNLVVILDFIALFVGFIFPFIVITICYTMIIRTLLKNSLKKNQANRKKAVWMIIIVTATFLVSFTPYHILRTIHLHVLRLKNASCEDAIYLQKSVVVTLPLAAANCCFDPLLYFFSGGNFRKRLTTFRKASSSSMTQAFRKKFSVKEKDEEPFGESHRENGRAAPS
- the CYSLTR1 gene encoding cysteinyl leukotriene receptor 1 isoform X1 encodes the protein MAAGGSRHSCSARYCKTSGADIPRWAESVPQPGNMMAPFDNLSCHHSIDDFRNRVYSTLYSMISIMGFVGNGVVLYVLIKTYRQKTAFQVYMLNLAVSDFLCVCTLPLRVIYYVHKGNWFFSDFLCRVSSYALYVNLYCSIFFMTAMSFFRCIAIVFPVQNINLVTEKKAKFVCVGIWIFVTLTSAPFLRNGTYQHGNKTKCFEPPEDSQKTNLVVILDFIALFVGFIFPFIVITICYTMIIRTLLKNSLKKNQANRKKAVWMIIIVTATFLVSFTPYHILRTIHLHVLRLKNASCEDAIYLQKSVVVTLPLAAANCCFDPLLYFFSGGNFRKRLTTFRKASSSSMTQAFRKKFSVKEKDEEPFGESHRENGRAAPS